The sequence CGCCGCAGGTCCACGGCGCATCGCGCGATGCGCTCGAGTACGTCAGCGGAGTTGTTTCCGTCGAAATCAATTCAGCGAACGACAATCCGCTGATCTTTCCGGATGAACGGCAGCATCTCGAAGGAGGAAATTTCCACGGGCAGCCGATCGCGCTCGCGATGGATTTCGCCGCGATCGCCCTTTCCGAGCTGGCGAATATTTCCGAGCGCCGCATCGAGCGGATGGTGAACGGCTCGCTGAGCGGTCTTCCGCGATTCCTTACTCGGGACGGCGGCCTTAATTCAGGTTTTATGATCGCCCAGTATACGGCCGCTTCGCTCGTGTCGGAAAACAAAGTCCTTGCCCATCCCGCAAGCGTCGATTCGATCCCGACGTCCGCCAACCAGGAGGACCACAACAGCATGGGGTCGATCAGCGCTCAAAAATGCTGGCGCATTCTCCGCAACGCGCAGACCGTCATCGCCATCGAATTTCTGTGCGCGGCGCAGGCTATCGACTTCCATGCGCCGCTCCAGTGCGGCAAGGGAACGCGGGCTGCGCACAAAGCGGTCCGGGCATCAATTCCGCATCTCACGCGCGACCGCGTGCTGTACAACGATATTCAAAAAGCGCTGAAACTTATCCTCGACGGGGAGATTCTTCGCAGTGTCACCCAGGCAGTGAAAAAGCTGGCGTAGGACCGACAGGTCACAACGGGGCGCCTTCGGGGCATCTCCTTGGAACTTGTCTGGCCATATTAGAAACTATCTCAAAAATGGAATTAGATTGACCCTTCGGCGCGTTCGCTCCGCTCACTTGCTCAGGGTGAACATGCTTTTTTACGGCTATAACAATCGTTCATCCTGAGCGAGTGGCGCGGCTCTTTCGCGCCACGAGACGAAGGACATCCTGTCCCCAAAGGACCCCTCCGGGGGAGAAAGCGGATCTCACCGAGACGAGTTTTTCAACCCCTCGAAGAGCGGAGAGCGCATCGTCAACGACCCTGCGGGTCGCAGACGCGTTGGGAAGGATGATGCGACATATTATTGAGATAACCTCTAATTAAAATTATTCAAATGTTATTGCGATAACTGTAAGACACGCAAGTCCTAAGGGGATGCCCCGGCAAATGCCTCTCCTGCGAAATGCATTCTACAATTGCTCCAGCCGCTTCAGGATCTTCCTTCCCCTTGAACGAAAGCCTGCGCTTCCCGTCGGCATTTGCTGCTCGATGAGAATTGTGATCTCTCGCTTCAAGTCGGGCTCCCGCTGAGCGATGTTCGCGAGAACGGTCATCGCGAACACTTTGACGGCGATCGGCTCCTTCGCCGATCCCAGCAGGTCAAAACAGATCGTCGCAATTTTTCCCGCCAGCCGCGTCGGGATCTCGACATCCTGAAGGATCCTAAGAACGTTCCTTTTGACGGCATCGTGAACCCCCGGCTGAAGCATGCGGTCGATCATCCGGTTGAAGTAAGGGGGAGCAAGTTCTTTGTCACTATCGGCACAGTGCATCACGATCCACGCGGCGCGTTGCGTCGTCCGATATTCTCCCCTCAAAAATAGCTCCATCAATTCTTTGAACCGTTTTTTGTCGCTGCCAACCCACCGCGCAATTCTGCGGCATTGATATTTTGAATGCTCTCGCCGTATCTCGGTTTCAAGGTCCATTGTATTCACCCGGTCATCGAATAGGAATCCGTGTCAACTTTACTTAAAGAGAATTCGAAAAGCAAATGGGTAAAAAAGCAGCACTCCTGTTGGAACTAAGGACTTTCGTCCGTACATTACGAAAAGGAGATTCCATCAACATTGCTTCCCGTCCCCTATGAAACTCACCAAAAATGTTCTCCGCTCAGTCCCTAAGGTCCTTCTCCATGATCATCTTGACGGCGGCATCCGTCCCCAGACCGTCATCGAATTAGCGCGCGATCAACGCTATACGAAACTTCCGACAATGGACGCCGGCGAACTCGCGCAATGGTTTCAGCGCGGAGCCCAGCGCGGGAGCCTTCCCCTCTTCCTCGAAGGGTTCGAACATACCTGCGGCGTCATGCAAACCGAAGAAGGGCTCGAGCGTGTTGCGTACGAGACTCTTGAGGATATGAAACGCGACGGCATCGTCTATCTGGAGACCCGCTTCGCTCCGGTCTTTCACCGCCAGAAGGGGCTGCACAACGAGACGATCGTCAAAGCCGTTCTTCGCGGACTGGAACGAGGCAAGAAAGATTTCGGGGTGGAGTACGGGCTCATCATCTGCGCGATGAGAAACATGGACCCGAAAATTTCTCAGGAAATTGCCGAGCTCGCGGTCGATTTTCGGAGCCAGGGAGTCGTCGGGTTCGACCTTGCCGGAGAAGAAGGGGGCTATCCGCCGAAGAAACATATCGACGCCTTCCATTACATCCAGCGCGAAAATTTCAACATCACGGTTCACGCGGGGGAAGCCTTCGGCAAGGAATCGATCTGGCAGGCGATCCAATGGTGCGGCGCGCACCGCATCGGCCATGCGACCCGCCTGATCGAAGACATGAGGGTGAAGGACGGGCAAGTTCTGAGCATGGGGACGCTGGCGCAGTATGTGCTCGATAAGCGCATCCCCCTCGAGATCTGCTTGACGAGCAACGTCCACACGGGCGCAGTCGCGAATATTGACGAGCATCCGTTCGGCATTTTCTACCGCTACAAGTTCCGGGTCACGCTGAATACGGACGACCGCTTGATGAGCGGAATAACGTTGACCGACGAGTATCATACCGCCGCCGAACACTTCGGATTGACGCTCGACGAACTTGAGAAGATCACCATCAACGCCATGAAGAGCGCGTTCATCCCGTACAAACAGCGGATCGCGATCATTTATGACGTGTTGAAACCGGGGTTTGCAAAGGTGAGAGGAGTGCGAAAGAAGAAATAGTCTTTGATTTTACAGATGACGCTGATGCAGCGCAGATTGCAGATTGCGCAGATTTAAGCACACAAAAATTATCAACGGGGGGAGCTATGAAAGAATATTCGGAAGAGAACTATCCAAAAAAGGAAATAACCGAAAAGATCATAAAGGCTGCGTTCACCGTACATAATAAATTAGGCTTCGGGTTTGTAGAAAAAGTTTATGAAAATGCGTTGGCAAAGGAATTGCGGAACGCGGGGCTTATGGCAGAACAGCAGAAGAAGATGAAAGTTGTCTATGGGGGTGAGCCTGTCGGAGATTTCATCGTCGATATTTTAGTAAGCAACAGCGTTATCGTTGAGTTGAAAGCGGTCCACATGCTGGAGAGTACATTCGAAGACAAGCTGCTTCACTATTTAAAAGTCTCAAACCTTCCGGCCGGATTGCTTCTCAATTTCGGAACCCCCAGCGTTCAAATCAGACGAAAAGTATATTCTGTCCGCAGAGACCAATCTGCGAAATCTGGAATCAGCGTAAAATCTGAGGAATCTGAGTAATCACATGAGATTATTTATTCTCCGCCACGCGGACGCGGAAGCCCAAGGGACCTCGCACGACGCAGACCGAGCGCTGACGCCAGAAGGAATTGAAGAAGCCAAATGTGTCGCTGGCGCCGTCCATGCCATGAAGTTGGGTCTCACTGCCATCCTCACAAGCCCGACGGCTCGCGCAAAAGCAACGGCAGAATTAGTCGCTGCACAATTCCCTCCCCTTGAGGTCCGTCCCGTTGAGCAGCTGGGGCCGGCGTCGAGACCCGAGGGGCTGTTTCAAGAACTCCGGTCGTATCCGCGCGACAGCCGCATCCTCCTCGTCACGCATAAGCCGCTCATCGTGAGTCTCATCGCAAGTCTCATCGGCATGGCCACCGAATCGAAGGTCGGCGTCAAGAAGGCGTCGCTCGCCTGCATCGATGTCGGGTCGACCGTTCAGCGGGGCTCCGGCGTTCTCCTGTGGCTCCTGACCAACGAACAAATGCAGTTGATGAGAAAGAAAGACTGACTGTTTTTTCCCTCCCAAAATTTCCCCCCGCTTTGGTATTGTCCTAATTTCACAATGTTCCTTTCTTTCCGAGAAAGAAAGGAACCAAAGAAATCCTTCGAAATCGTAACGCGCGCACCCGACGATTTCGATAGATGACCCAAAAGCTGCCGGGTTTTCAAAACGCGGAATCGGCGGACGTGTGTGTGTGTTGAGGGCGATGCGTGCGTTTAGAAAACGGCAGGCAAGCGGGATGGCATGCGGGGCCGTTTTCTTCGGCTTGTGTGAAGGATAGCATCGCCAGGGTTCCGATTCCGCGAAGCTCTCTTTGCTTCTTTCTCTGGCTACAGAGAAAGAAGAAAGGGATATGAGAATTCAAATTAGGACACTACCCCCGCTTTCTCTGGATTCTAACGCTTTTTTTGAGTAGATTAAGTTTTTGACTTTTTCCCCGTCCACAATTGTGCAGGCTGAAATGAGCGAACGAACATCCGCACCTGATTCATCCCTCTTGTTGACAAAACTTCAATCGCTTTCCGAAAATTTATGGTGGTCCTGGAATTTTGACGCGCAGGCGATCTTCCGCGACCTCTCTCCACAGGTGTGGGAGAGAACGCATCACAATCCCGTCGCCCTTCTCGCGGAGATGTCGAATGCCGAAGTTCGCGCGCGCCTAGGGGACAGCGAAATGGCGGCGCGCATAGAGTCCGCGTGGGAGAAATTCGACGCGTACATGAACAGCAAAAAGAAATGGGCGGTATCCGAAGCCAAGACATTGAAGGGGCCCGTCGCATACTTCAGCGCGGAGTTCGGCTTCCACGAAAGCTTGAGAACCTATTCCGGCGGCCTCGGCATCCTCGCCGGCGACCATACAAAGTCGGCAAGCGACCTCGGAGTGCCGTTCATCGGCATTTCGCTCTTTTACCGCCAGGGATATTTCGAGCAGCGCATCGGGGCCGACGGATGGCAAAATGAGATGTACGTTTCCGCGGACCCGTCAAAGCTTCCGCTGAACATCGTCACGGACAAGAAGGGGGAGCCGATACGCTGCTCGGTCGAGATCGGGTTCAGCACGGTCCGCTTCCTCGCGTGGCAATTGAACGTCGGCAGGAGCGTCGTCTACCTGCTCGATACGAACGTCCGCGAGAACGAAGAACGCTTCCGCGACCTCACGGCACACGTCTACGGCGGCGACAGCACGACCCGCATCTCGCAGGAGATCATCCTGGGCGTCGGCGGGGTCCGGCTGCTCCGCGCCCTCAACATCCATCCGTCGACCTTCCACATGAACGAAGGGCATTCGGCGTTCCTCACGCTTGAGCTTCTGCGGGAGGCTCTCGAGAAGAACGGCTCCGCAAGCGCCGCGGCGGAGAGCGTGAAACGGCAGTGCGTGTTCACAACGCACACGCCGGTTCCCGCCGGACACGACCGGTTCTCCATAGATCTGATGGAGCATTCTTTTTCATCGATGAGCAAGGCGATGAAGATCTCGACCGAAGAGCTGATGGGATACGGACGGATCGACCCGGCCGACGCGAACGAGACGTTCTGCATGACGGTCCTCGCGCTGAAGATGTCGCGCGCAGCGAACGGCGTGAGCCAGCTGCACGGCCAGGTGAGCCGCGAAATGTGGAAGACGCTGTACAAGGAGACGCCCGCCGAGAACGTTCCGATCGGTTCGATCACGAACGGCGTCCACATCGGCGGGTGGCTCAACGAAACGTCCGAGCGGTTCTGGAACAAACATCTTGGCGGCGATTGGCAGGAACATTTTCTCGACCCCGCGTTCTGGACGAAGGCCGCTCAGGATCCGGCGATCTCGGACGAAGCGCTCTGGTCAATGCGTTATCAGCTGCGGCGGGAGCTTGTCGAATTTGCGCGGCACACGCTCCGCGTGCAGCATTCGCGCTTCGGCAACGGCACCGCCGTCTACGAGAAGGTCCTCAACCCGGACGTCCTCACGATCGGATTCTCGCGGCGGTTTGCGACCTATAAACGCGCGCCGCTTCTCTTCACTGACCTCGAGCGGGCGATCCAGCTGTTCGGCGACGAAGCCCGGCCGGTGCAACTGATCTTTGCGGGCAAAGCGCATCCCCGCGACGATGAGGGAAAAAAATTCATCAAACAGGTCATCGACCTGACGAATAATCCCCGCCTCTTCGGAAAAGTCGTCTTCCTTGAAAACTACGACATCAACGTCGCGCGGCATCTCGTGGCGGGAGCCGACGTCTGGCTCAACAACCCGCGCCGTCCCCTCGAGGCAAGCGGAACCAGCGGACAGAAGGTCGCGATCCACGGAGGATTGAACTGCAGCATCATGGACGGGTGGTGGCGCGAAGCGTGCGACAACACGAACGGCTGGGCGATCGGAAAGGACGAACCGCCGGCTCACGCAGAACAGCAGGACATCGTCGATGCGGAGAATCTTTTTACGGTGATGAAGGAAAGCATCATCCCGGAATTTTATCACCGCGACGAACGGAATATCCCCCGCCGCTGGCTGCAGCGCGTGCGCCGGTCGATCGCAACGCTGGTGCCGCGCTACAACACGCACCGCATGGTCGCGGAGTACGTCAAGAAATACTACGTGTGAGACCTTACCGTGCCGCACGGATGAAAATATTTGACAAGGGGCACAACTTTTTCTCCGGTTCTTCGTTATCTAAGAGAGAAGAAAGGAGGAAAAGAGTATGGAAACGTCATTCGGTTTTGAGAACCTTTCGCAGGAAGAACGCCGGGCTATTGAAGAACTTCTGCTCGACGAGATGGAAAAACAACAGTGGGATGCGATCACATACTCTGTCATCTTGGGCGAAGAGGTGGTCCTCCCCATTCAATAACAGATGAGAACCATGCTTAAAGTCATTACGTGGACGGCGGTGATCGCGGGAATCGTGGCGCTCCCCTTCTTGATCAGGCGGCGCTATGAGAACACGCATTACCGTTCGCTCAATGTCCGATACGACATTGACGATTACATTTCGGAGAGCAGCCTGTAAGCGCACCCGAACGGGGGACGTTTCAGCTACGAAATTTTTTCGACCTTCACCATATTCGTCGTGCCGCGCGCCAGGAGAGGAATACCTGCGGTCGTCACGATGAAATCCCCTTTCTTGACGTACCCCGATCTCAGAAGCTCCTGCTGAATGGCGGCGAGCGTGGAATCGGTGTCCCCGATGCTCGGCACGAGAACCGACCGGACCCCCCAGACCAAATTCAGCCTCCGCCTGATGCGCTCGCGGTCCGTTGCGGCGATGATCTTGCCGTACGGCCGGTACTTTGCGATCGTCTTTGCCGTCTCCCCCGAATGCGTGATCGGCACGATGGCTGCGGCGCCGATGCGCTTCGCCAGCACACACGCCGCGCGCCCGAGCGCCTTGAAGATCTCCGCCTGCTGCTCCCCCGTTTCGTCCGGAAGGTCGAGCTGGTCCCGGTATTCTTCTTCCGCCCGGCGGATGATCGAATCCATGGTCTGCACCACTTCGACGACGTATTTTCCGACCGAGGTCTCTCCGCTCAGCATCACCGCATCGGCGCCGTCGAGGACGGCGTTCGCGACGTCGTTCGCCTCCGCACGGGTCGGACGCGGGTTCTCGATCATCGACTCGAGCATCTGGGTCGCGATGATCACCGGTTTGCCGGCGGCGTTGGCCTTCTTGCAGATCATCTTCTGCGCGATCGGCACGTCCTCGGTCGCGCATTCCACGCCGAGGTCGCCGCGCGCCACCATCACCGCATCGGCCTCGCGAATGATGTCGTCGATGTTCTCCAGCGCTTC is a genomic window of Bacteroidota bacterium containing:
- a CDS encoding GxxExxY protein translates to MKEYSEENYPKKEITEKIIKAAFTVHNKLGFGFVEKVYENALAKELRNAGLMAEQQKKMKVVYGGEPVGDFIVDILVSNSVIVELKAVHMLESTFEDKLLHYLKVSNLPAGLLLNFGTPSVQIRRKVYSVRRDQSAKSGISVKSEESE
- the pyk gene encoding pyruvate kinase, with product MEAHELYGKTKIVCTLGPASSSADVLEKMMRAGMDVVRLNFSHGTHEEHLAAMKAVREAAGRVGEPITILQDLQGPKIRTGKLASPQVHLADGQKFTITINEVAGDETRVSTTYQNLPKDVKPGDTILMDDGLLQLTVLSSTATDVVTEVVHGGILKEHKGINLPGVTVSEPSMTAKDMEDLDFGIANDIDYVALSFVRTGDDIRRLREFIIAKIDKRKKLPIIAKIEKREALENIDDIIREADAVMVARGDLGVECATEDVPIAQKMICKKANAAGKPVIIATQMLESMIENPRPTRAEANDVANAVLDGADAVMLSGETSVGKYVVEVVQTMDSIIRRAEEEYRDQLDLPDETGEQQAEIFKALGRAACVLAKRIGAAAIVPITHSGETAKTIAKYRPYGKIIAATDRERIRRRLNLVWGVRSVLVPSIGDTDSTLAAIQQELLRSGYVKKGDFIVTTAGIPLLARGTTNMVKVEKIS
- the sixA gene encoding phosphohistidine phosphatase SixA; amino-acid sequence: MRLFILRHADAEAQGTSHDADRALTPEGIEEAKCVAGAVHAMKLGLTAILTSPTARAKATAELVAAQFPPLEVRPVEQLGPASRPEGLFQELRSYPRDSRILLVTHKPLIVSLIASLIGMATESKVGVKKASLACIDVGSTVQRGSGVLLWLLTNEQMQLMRKKD
- a CDS encoding adenosine deaminase — protein: MKLTKNVLRSVPKVLLHDHLDGGIRPQTVIELARDQRYTKLPTMDAGELAQWFQRGAQRGSLPLFLEGFEHTCGVMQTEEGLERVAYETLEDMKRDGIVYLETRFAPVFHRQKGLHNETIVKAVLRGLERGKKDFGVEYGLIICAMRNMDPKISQEIAELAVDFRSQGVVGFDLAGEEGGYPPKKHIDAFHYIQRENFNITVHAGEAFGKESIWQAIQWCGAHRIGHATRLIEDMRVKDGQVLSMGTLAQYVLDKRIPLEICLTSNVHTGAVANIDEHPFGIFYRYKFRVTLNTDDRLMSGITLTDEYHTAAEHFGLTLDELEKITINAMKSAFIPYKQRIAIIYDVLKPGFAKVRGVRKKK
- the glgP gene encoding alpha-glucan family phosphorylase produces the protein MSERTSAPDSSLLLTKLQSLSENLWWSWNFDAQAIFRDLSPQVWERTHHNPVALLAEMSNAEVRARLGDSEMAARIESAWEKFDAYMNSKKKWAVSEAKTLKGPVAYFSAEFGFHESLRTYSGGLGILAGDHTKSASDLGVPFIGISLFYRQGYFEQRIGADGWQNEMYVSADPSKLPLNIVTDKKGEPIRCSVEIGFSTVRFLAWQLNVGRSVVYLLDTNVRENEERFRDLTAHVYGGDSTTRISQEIILGVGGVRLLRALNIHPSTFHMNEGHSAFLTLELLREALEKNGSASAAAESVKRQCVFTTHTPVPAGHDRFSIDLMEHSFSSMSKAMKISTEELMGYGRIDPADANETFCMTVLALKMSRAANGVSQLHGQVSREMWKTLYKETPAENVPIGSITNGVHIGGWLNETSERFWNKHLGGDWQEHFLDPAFWTKAAQDPAISDEALWSMRYQLRRELVEFARHTLRVQHSRFGNGTAVYEKVLNPDVLTIGFSRRFATYKRAPLLFTDLERAIQLFGDEARPVQLIFAGKAHPRDDEGKKFIKQVIDLTNNPRLFGKVVFLENYDINVARHLVAGADVWLNNPRRPLEASGTSGQKVAIHGGLNCSIMDGWWREACDNTNGWAIGKDEPPAHAEQQDIVDAENLFTVMKESIIPEFYHRDERNIPRRWLQRVRRSIATLVPRYNTHRMVAEYVKKYYV